In Procambarus clarkii isolate CNS0578487 chromosome 82, FALCON_Pclarkii_2.0, whole genome shotgun sequence, one genomic interval encodes:
- the LOC123764400 gene encoding iodotyrosine deiodinase, which produces MGLATRYMAPFLAANWLEVTVACLVMVLIRLAVRRSSQASTNGHFNADHDSSSDHTKKGKRNVIESGGVGDEDDDQVTPNLVEPLWPEHLKHLPYNFTRVSAEESMRKSKDFYEVMNQRRTVRNFSSDPVPREVIQNVIRAAGTAPSGAHTEPWTFVAVCDPDVKEQLRTIVEAEEEINYTKRMGNQWLKDLKGLRTGWVKEYLTTAPWLILVFKQAYGILPDGRKRNHYYHEISTAIAGGILLSAIHTAGLATLTSTPLNCGPALRALLQRPPNEKLLLLLPVGYPASDATIPNLTRKPLEQIMAVV; this is translated from the exons ATGGGGCTGGCGACGCGGTACATGGCGCCCTTCCTGGCTGCCAACTGGCTGGAGGTGACGGTGGCGTGTCTGGTGATGGTCCTCATACGTCTGGCCGTCCGCCGCTCCTCCCAGGCCTCCACCAACGGACACTTCAACGCCGACCACGACTCCTCCAGCGACCACACCAAGAAGGGCAAACGCAACGTTATAG AGTCTGGCGGTGTCGGTGACGAAGACGATGACCAAGTCACACCCAACCTGGTGGAGCCTCTGTGGCCCGAACACCTCAAACACCTCCCCTACAATTTCACCCG CGTGTCGGCGGAGGAGAGCATGAGGAAGTCGAAGGATTTCTACGAGGTGATGAACCAGCGACGCACCGTCCGCAACTTCAGCTCTGACCCCGTGCCCCGCGAGGTCATCCAGAATGTGATCAGGGCGGCAG GTACTGCACCCTCCGGGGCGCACACGGAACCCTGGACGTTCGTGGCGGTGTGTGACCCTGATGTGAAGGAACAGTTGAGGACCATCGTCGAGGCTGAGGAGGAGATCAACTACACCAAGAGAATGG GTAATCAGTGGCTGAAGGACCTGAAGGGCTTACGGACGGGCTGGGTGAAGGAATACCTCACTACTGCTCCCTGGCTCATCCTGGTGTTCAAGCAGGCGTACGGTATCCTGCCAGACGGACGCAAGAGGAATCACTACTACCACGAGATCTCCACAGCCATTGCCGGTGGCATCCTTCTCTCTGCTATCCAC ACGGCGGGGCTGGCGACCCTGACCTCGACACCCCTCAACTGTGGGCCGGCCCTGAGGGCCCTCCTGCAGCGGCCGCCCAACGagaagctgctgctgctcctgcctgTCGGCTACCCGGCCTCAGACGCCACCATCCCCAACCTCACCCGCAAGCCCCTCGAGCAGATCATGGCTGTGGTGTAG